From the Oryza glaberrima chromosome 5, OglaRS2, whole genome shotgun sequence genome, one window contains:
- the LOC127772827 gene encoding uncharacterized protein LOC127772827, translated as MDARWCDLNADVLRLVHKRLPCLVDRRNMRRACKSWRAAVAAPAPPQQRPLTWILVPSSGGPTFSCAVGGCRRHDFGVPDYAREARYFGTYSGGWLFLDFGNSRGHGRHGLLNLRTKYCISILGIVCLDLNPSIIRDMVMIAATLSSPPEDEHCIGAAISSYWPGMNGARMHAFWYMRRQVAVMPTASEGVFGPFLEDVIHHKEAFYFLTAQERLHAFAVPEFRVGRRGYLDIPPRKIPSFPHDGRDYDGRDVARYLVESRENLLMVVRYVSDPPQMPPRTSAFKVFEMVELAINNGEAQYAWNELQSLGGRMLFVARGCSKSYNVADYPGLGFSAGVYFLDDDRIYDEFTVLLDGTGRRYPCRDSGKWLLGAAEADNFLPEQAPSSYSPPAWLLP; from the coding sequence ATGGACGCGCGATGGTGCGACCTCAACGCCGACGTCCTCCGCCTCGTCCACAAGCGCCTCCCGTGCCTCGTCGACCGGCGCAACATGCGCCGAGCCTGCAAGTCCTGGCGcgcggccgtcgcggcgccggcgccgccgcagcagcgccCGCTCACGTGGATCCTCGtgccgagctccggcggccCTACCTTCTCGTGCGCCGTCGGCGGCTGCCGCAGACACGACTTCGGCGTCCCGGACTACGCGCGCGAGGCACGCTACTTCGGCACGTACAGCGGCGGCTGGCTCTTCCTCGACTTCGGCAACAGCCGCGGCCACGGCCGGCACGGCCTCCTCAACCTCCGCACCAAGTACTGCATCAGCATCCTCGGAATCGTCTGCCTCGACCTGAATCCTAGCATCATCAGGGACATGGTCATGATAGCCGCGaccctctcctcgccgccggaaGACGAGCACTGCATCGGCGCCGCCATCAGCTCGTACTGGCCCGGGATGAATGGTGCACGCATGCACGCGTTCTGGTACATGCGGCGTCAGGTCGCGGTGATGCCGACTGCTAGCGAGGGCGTCTTCGGACCATTTCTGGAGGATGTCATACACCACAAGGAAGCCTTCTATTTCCTCACCGCGCAAGAGCGCCTCCATGCTTTCGCGGTACCGGAGTTCCGAGTAGGCCGCCGCGGCTATCTGGATATACCACCCAGGAAGATTCCCAGCTTCCCGCATGATGGGCGTGATTACGACGGACGCGACGTTGCTCGCTACCTGGTGGAGTCCCGCGAGAATCTCCTGATGGTGGTCAGGTACGTCTCTGATCCTCCCCAAATGCCACCGAGGACGTCGGCGTTCAAGGTGTTCGAGATGGTGGAGCTGGCCATCAACAACGGCGAGGCCCAGTACGCGTGGAACGAGCTGCAATCGCTGGGTGGGAGGATGCTGTTCGTCGCGCGAGGCTGCTCAAAATCATACAATGTGGCCGATTACCCGGGGTTGGGGTTCAGCGCCGGCGTCTACTTCCTGGACGACGACAGAATCTACGACGAGTTCACGGTCCTCCTCGATGGCACCGGACGGCGCTACCCCTGC